AACACTGCTGTGTGTTGAAGCATCACTGTCCTCTGTAATCCCTGACTGGACCTCTCCTCAGGACTGCACAGTGAATGTGTTCATTGTCAAAAGGAGATTCTTCTTTATGGGCTGAGGGACAGTGCTGAAAATGGGGATACGAAAGAGTCAGGCATTGATTTTCTCACACTCAGGACATTTGTAGTGCTTGTCTCCTGTGGGGATGTGCAGGTGGGAGAGCAGTGTGGAACTCCTTCTGTAGCCCCTCCCACACTCATCACATATATAGACTTTGTCTCCTGTGTGGATGTGCTGGTGGGAGATGAGGTCAGAATTGCTCCTGAAGCTCTCCTCACACTCAGAGCATTTGTAGGGTTTCTGTCCTCTGTGGGTACGCTGGTGAATCGTGACTTGGGAACTGCTTCTAAAGGCTTTTGCACACTCAGGGCACTTGTAGCGTTTTTCCCCCGTGTGGATGCGCTGGTGGACCATGAGCTGAGACTTGCTTTTGAAGCCCTTTGCACATTCAGGGCACTTGTAAGGTCTTTCTCCTGTGTGGATACGCTGGTGGATCATGAGTTGGTAACTAGTTTTATAGTCTTTGGCACACTCAGAACACTTGTAAGGTCTTTCTCCAGAGTGGATACGCTGGTGGCATTTAAAttcaaaactgcttttgtaGCCCTTTCCACAAATGGAACATTTGTAGGGTCTGTCTCCTGTATGGATACGCTGGTGAGTCATGAGGTGAGAACTGGTTTTGTAGCCCTTCCCACACTCTGAGCACTTGTAgggtctctctcctgtgtgaaCGCGCTGATGGATCACCAGGTGGGACCTTCTTTTGAAGCCCTTTGAACATTCAGAGCATTTGAATGGTCTCTCTCCAGTGTGGATGCGCTCATGGATCAGGAGATTGGAACTGCTTCTGAAGCCCTTCTCACACTCAGCACACTTGTAAGGTCTGTCTTCTGAGTGGATGCGCTCATGGTAATTGAGCTGAGAACTGCTCTTGAAGCTCTTCTCACACTTGGGACACTTGAAGGGTTTGTCTCCTGCGTTGATGCACTGATGGATAGCAAGGTAGGAATGACCCTTAAAACCTTTCCTACACTCATTGCATGGGTTCTGCCCATTCTTCTGGCTCAGGTCTTTTGGCTGCTTTAGATCTTTGCCACAGACCAGGGTTTCTCCCACTGTCTTTCCTGGATGGTTTCCCAGAGGCTTCTTCAAGTGCTTTCCTTGCTCCAGGCCTCCTTGGaattcccttctgttttttctaAGAGAGATACCACCCCACAGACTTCTGGATACACCACTCTCCTGCAGATTCTCCTTTAAATTTGTGATCCCATCACCTGCTGGATGACACAGAAAATCCAGGACTAGCTTATTGTGCCCAAAATATGCACCACCTGATCCCACAGGGGTTTTTGCCAACCCCaacctcctcctttcctccaccacctcacctgGGCAGATGTCTCCTGCCATGTCCTTCAGGCTGTGTACATCTGGGATCCAGGGATCTTTCCCTCCCTCAAGCAGGGAGATCACCATGGGTTTAGATgcttaaataacagaaatagtGGAGATGAAGGCATTTCCTTGATTTTGGCATATCTGCTTACGCAACACCTCCACTATGAGTCCCTGCCTTCTTATGAAACCACAACTAGGGCCTGAGTGACACATGGCCAACACAGACTGACTTGCTCTGTGTACAGTGTGATTTCAATCTCTGAAAATTACGCAGGGGCTTTTCTCAAAAAGCATGACACACAGCAATGCAAGGGAAGCATGCAGGGGGCTGATCCTACCCGTCTTGACTGATGCCACAGTGCATCTGTGTCTTCTATCAGAGTTGTGAGCATATTAATAGCTTCTGAAAATCATGCATTTTTAGGGCATTAGTCAGTATGTAATTTTAACA
This genomic window from Excalfactoria chinensis isolate bCotChi1 chromosome 15, bCotChi1.hap2, whole genome shotgun sequence contains:
- the LOC140259247 gene encoding uncharacterized protein isoform X2, which translates into the protein MATVHPFQAQGVCSKEPVTFADVAVYFSREEWELLDPAQQALYRDVMLETYECIASLASKPMVISLLEGGKDPWIPDVHSLKDMAGDICPGDGITNLKENLQESGVSRSLWGGISLRKNRREFQGGLEQGKHLKKPLGNHPGKTVGETLVCGKDLKQPKDLSQKNGQNPCNECRKGFKGHSYLAIHQCINAGDKPFKCPKCEKSFKSSSQLNYHERIHSEDRPYKCAECEKGFRSSSNLLIHERIHTGERPFKCSECSKGFKRRSHLVIHQRVHTGERPYKCSECGKGYKTSSHLMTHQRIHTGDRPYKCSICGKGYKSSFEFKCHQRIHSGERPYKCSECAKDYKTSYQLMIHQRIHTGERPYKCPECAKGFKSKSQLMVHQRIHTGEKRYKCPECAKAFRSSSQVTIHQRTHRGQKPYKCSECEESFRSNSDLISHQHIHTGDKVYICDECGRGYRRSSTLLSHLHIPTGDKHYKCPECEKINA
- the LOC140259247 gene encoding uncharacterized protein isoform X1, with product MATVHPFQAQGVCSKEPVTFADVAVYFSREEWELLDPAQQALYRDVMLETYECIASLASKPMVISLLEGGKDPWIPDVHSLKDMAGDICPAGDGITNLKENLQESGVSRSLWGGISLRKNRREFQGGLEQGKHLKKPLGNHPGKTVGETLVCGKDLKQPKDLSQKNGQNPCNECRKGFKGHSYLAIHQCINAGDKPFKCPKCEKSFKSSSQLNYHERIHSEDRPYKCAECEKGFRSSSNLLIHERIHTGERPFKCSECSKGFKRRSHLVIHQRVHTGERPYKCSECGKGYKTSSHLMTHQRIHTGDRPYKCSICGKGYKSSFEFKCHQRIHSGERPYKCSECAKDYKTSYQLMIHQRIHTGERPYKCPECAKGFKSKSQLMVHQRIHTGEKRYKCPECAKAFRSSSQVTIHQRTHRGQKPYKCSECEESFRSNSDLISHQHIHTGDKVYICDECGRGYRRSSTLLSHLHIPTGDKHYKCPECEKINA